The following are encoded together in the Longimicrobium sp. genome:
- a CDS encoding GNAT family N-acetyltransferase: MATEEGSTSGPAIVAVDPVDEGMLRQMAELLVTGFVDMAPEAWPDLEAAMEEVREALGPDRARPRAALDADGRVVGWIGAIVAYDGNVWELHPIVVDPAHWKRGIGRALIADLEERAREAGALTMYLGTDDVTGMTSLAGVDLYPGVLDHARAIRSVRGHPFEFYRRCGYEVVGLLPDANGFGKPDIFMAKRLQGGRDG; this comes from the coding sequence ATGGCAACCGAAGAGGGTAGCACCAGCGGCCCGGCGATCGTCGCCGTGGACCCGGTGGACGAGGGGATGCTCCGCCAGATGGCGGAGCTGCTGGTCACGGGCTTCGTGGACATGGCGCCCGAGGCGTGGCCGGACCTCGAGGCGGCCATGGAGGAGGTGCGCGAGGCGCTGGGGCCGGACCGCGCCCGCCCCCGCGCGGCGCTGGACGCGGACGGGCGCGTGGTCGGCTGGATCGGCGCGATCGTGGCGTACGACGGCAACGTGTGGGAGCTGCACCCGATCGTGGTGGACCCCGCGCACTGGAAGCGGGGGATCGGGCGCGCGCTGATCGCCGACCTGGAGGAGCGCGCCCGCGAGGCCGGCGCCCTCACCATGTACCTGGGCACCGACGACGTGACGGGGATGACCTCGCTGGCGGGCGTGGACCTCTACCCCGGCGTGCTCGACCACGCGCGGGCGATCCGCAGCGTGCGCGGCCACCCGTTCGAGTTCTACCGGCGCTGCGGCTACGAGGTCGTCGGCCTGCTCCCCGACGCGAACGGCTTCGGCAAGCCCGACATCTTCATGGCCAAGCGCCTGCAGGGCGGGCGCGATGGCTGA
- a CDS encoding ABC transporter ATP-binding protein — protein sequence MLRLDDLTRRFGDTVAVDGVSLGVEQGELLTLLGPSGCGKTTTLRMVAGFERPTSGRVLIGGRDVTGLKPQDRGVGMVFQNYALFPHLDVGDNVEFGLRSRGVRGPESRAKAERALELVEMAGYGKRKVQELSGGQQQRVALARALAPEPPLLLLDEPLSNLDAALRERTRTELRALLKRLGMTAVFVTHDQEEAFALSDRVAVLDRGRLQQVGAPEALYASPANAFVASFLGRASFLPATVEGLDEGGLVCRLDAGPVWRARRADGMDARPGTAVRVMVRPEALRIVRSESADGEALRGRVLDRRFAGAVTFYRIAVGDAEILAQAGRADAVPGDAVGVGLADAEAAVAFPA from the coding sequence ATGCTCCGCCTCGATGACCTGACCCGCCGCTTCGGCGACACCGTCGCGGTGGACGGCGTCTCGCTGGGCGTGGAGCAGGGCGAGCTGCTGACGCTCCTGGGCCCCAGCGGGTGCGGGAAGACCACCACGCTGCGCATGGTCGCCGGGTTCGAGCGCCCGACCTCGGGGCGCGTGCTGATCGGCGGGCGCGACGTGACGGGGCTCAAGCCGCAGGACCGCGGCGTGGGGATGGTGTTCCAGAACTACGCGCTCTTCCCCCACCTGGACGTGGGGGACAACGTGGAGTTCGGCCTGCGCTCGCGCGGCGTCCGCGGCCCGGAGTCGCGGGCGAAGGCCGAGCGCGCGCTGGAGCTGGTGGAGATGGCGGGCTACGGAAAGCGGAAGGTGCAGGAGCTCTCCGGCGGCCAGCAGCAGCGCGTGGCCCTGGCCCGCGCGCTGGCGCCCGAGCCGCCGCTGCTGCTCCTCGACGAGCCGCTCTCGAACCTCGACGCCGCCCTGCGCGAGCGCACCCGCACCGAGCTGCGCGCCCTGCTCAAGCGGCTGGGGATGACGGCCGTCTTCGTCACGCACGACCAGGAGGAGGCGTTCGCCCTCTCCGACCGCGTCGCCGTGCTCGACCGCGGCCGCCTGCAGCAGGTGGGCGCGCCCGAGGCGCTGTACGCGTCCCCCGCCAACGCCTTCGTCGCCTCGTTCCTCGGCCGCGCCAGCTTCCTCCCCGCCACCGTCGAGGGGCTGGACGAGGGAGGGCTCGTCTGCCGCCTCGACGCCGGCCCGGTGTGGCGCGCCCGCCGGGCGGACGGGATGGATGCGCGCCCCGGAACCGCCGTGCGGGTGATGGTCCGCCCCGAGGCGCTGCGGATCGTCCGGAGCGAGTCCGCGGATGGAGAGGCGCTGCGCGGGCGCGTGCTGGACCGCCGCTTCGCCGGGGCGGTCACCTTCTACCGCATCGCCGTGGGAGACGCCGAGATCCTGGCGCAGGCCGGCCGCGCGGACGCGGTGCCTGGAGACGCGGTGGGAGTGGGGCTGGCCGACGCGGAGGCCGCCGTCGCGTTCCCGGCCTGA